One genomic window of uncultured Fusobacterium sp. includes the following:
- the rpsL gene encoding 30S ribosomal protein S12: protein MPTLSQLVKNGRDTLLEKKKSPALQGNPQRRGVCVRVYTTTPKKPNSALRKVARVKLTNGIEVTCYIPGEGHNLQEHSIVLVRGGRTKDLPGVRYKVIRGALDTAGVAKRKQSRSKYGAKKA, encoded by the coding sequence ATGCCTACTTTAAGTCAATTAGTAAAAAACGGAAGAGACACTTTACTAGAAAAGAAAAAATCACCAGCATTACAAGGAAACCCACAAAGAAGAGGAGTTTGTGTAAGAGTATATACAACTACACCTAAAAAACCAAACTCAGCTTTAAGAAAGGTTGCCAGAGTAAAATTAACTAACGGAATCGAAGTTACTTGTTACATTCCAGGAGAAGGACACAACTTACAAGAACACTCAATCGTACTTGTAAGAGGAGGAAGAACAAAAGACTTACCAGGGGTTAGATATAAAGTTATAAGAGGAGCTTTAGATACAGCTGGAGTTGCTAAGAGAAAACAATCAAGATCTAAATACGGAGCTAAAAAAGCGTAA